A region of the Sarcophilus harrisii chromosome 3, mSarHar1.11, whole genome shotgun sequence genome:
CAAAAGCTTAACAGTCATTCTTTATAAAAAGAGATCATATGAAAAAGTTGATATTGTTAGTGGGTGCTGCATTTTAAGAAAGTCATGGATAAATTGGAGTTGATCCAGAGGACGACAACTATGGCTGGCAATAGCATGTTGATGAATAATATAAGAAATTCTGCTTGTTTAGCCTAGAAAGGAAAGCCAAAGAGGGGGTGTATTTTTTGTTTATGGATATAATTGGTAAAGAGAAATCCCAGAATGGAAACCAATACCAATATAGATCAGTGCCCTGTGTAcctggagaggttaaatgatgaCATAGCTAGAATGTGTTAAAAGAAAGACTTGAAGAAAAAATGTGTGAAAAGGAAGTCTTCAAAGCTAGTCCTCTATCTGATTTGGCTGTTTTAAAATCAAGAGTTGTCATGTAGAAGAATTGAATTTTAACTCCATAGACAATGAATGAAAAACTAGGATCAGGGAAGGAGAGTTATAGTGAGACAGATTTCAATTCCATAATAAGGAAAAAACTTAAGGTAGAGACTAGATAATTACTGGTCAAAGAGGCTGTAAAGGATACTTTTATATTATGAAGgagttggaatagatgatctcaATGACCTAACTTTCAGATTCTACTGTTTTATCATTAAGTAAGGTTCTTTGGAAATAAGTATTCCAGATGTGTGTCAAATGTTATCATGTGGTTAAAATTGCTTtaggatttataatgaaaacaaGTTATAGATTGCACTGGATTTGTAGTAGTTCAAATGATTAATTTATGTTTGAAGAAAGGTATTTAATTAAGTCAACTTAATCTAGAGTACTTAAATATGATGTTGTTGCTGACTTTACAATAGTAGTAAAAAGTGTGTGATTCCATCAAATTTCTTAGTTATTATTTGGAGGAAGAAAATGGCATGGTCCAACTATGAATTTTTCTCACTTTCAGGGGTGAAAATTACTAGACAATTTTCCTTTTAGTACAACCTTTCCCAGAGCTGTTTTTGCCTTAGGTGAAAAATTTCTAGTTATAGTTCTGGACACTATGCATAATCTTTTCTTATGTCAGATCATTTAACTGGAAGTCATCTGCCAGAGAAATGTGCCATCAACTAAGAAATACAATAAAAGCATTAAATCTGATTTGcctttaaaagacattttaaaaaaccacttGACAATAAATTCTATATTCAGAAAACTccaaatatcagatttttttttttttactaagagtTTTGTTCAGATTGGgcacatataaaaatgaatatatcacATAGCAAACAAATGCTTTGCATAAATTTATGTGGTATAGTAAAAATATCAGTTTTAATAAATTCCAATATTCCAGTATAAGCATACttataaaacatgtatatataaggTAAATGCCAAAacattcagttctttttcttaaCTCATAAAAAAGTATTATATGGTTTTACTAATGCCAACTTAACATGCTTTGTTTTTAGCATAAATAATTACATTCACAAGTTCATAAGGTACATAGTTACACTTCAAGACATGAAACTTCTTAATAAAGTTCAAATTTGGGTATTTGTAATTTGAAGAAATGTCTTACTTATCCAGAGAGGAACTCTCATTCATGTAGGGTATAGCTGGGAAAATTAccttaaaggaaaaataactgtTAGAAAGCCATGCACTTTTCTCCACAGAAAATGTATAGAACTATCCTTAGATCAGAGTTCATAGCTTAGAATTGTAGACAAAATTAAACCAAACTTTTATTAACTAGGGGCAGAAGACTAGACACTGAAAGGATATGGTGACCTGAAGCACAATTAAAGTTTGAGAAAACAAAGCAAGGAAGGAGAGAGCACTATCACACACATCACTAACCCATCCAGATGTCACTCCATTACAGTACAATTTAGAATGATAACACTGAACCaacaattgttttttaaaaatggaccTGTAACTTCAGTGAATAGGAAATTTCCCAGAGCAGAAATTCCCTCTGCCAATACAGATCAACAAGTGGTAGGAACTTTTAGTCTGTTTTAAGAGTTGTCTAGAGCAGTGAGGgattaagtgttttgcccagtgtcacataaaCTAGCCTGTCAGAAGACTGAATGCAGGTCATCTGGACTCCAATGCTGGTCCTCTATGCTCTATAGCAGACTGTTCCTCAAGTAATCAATAAATGATAACATATTCAGAGCATAAGACAACACATATGAAGGCAAAGAAATATATAACACTTTGGGATTACTATTAAAAAGGCTAACAATAATCATCGaagtgcttttttttaaaagaataaacttcattcatccattcaactTATGGAACATCTCAAATATATACCTCATTTATACAGTATTgtacttcattttaaagatgtctCTTCTTGATTAATAGGGGAATAATAagagatttcaatttttttctaggcTACATTTGATATTTACTTTCCAACCAAAGTAAACAGAGGTAAAATTTCTGATTACCTTAACTGAgtgacaattaaaataatttcacctAAACTTTTGAGAGAAACTAGGCAAACTAAATATCAAGGGTGTGCCTTAGTGAGTAAAATACTGGATCTAGAAAAGGACTGAATTTAagtagaagatctgagtttgaagcCTGTCTGACATTACTCCATTCATGATGATAGGCTAGTCATTTAATCTTCCTGAGCCTGTTTCcaaatttgtcaaaaaaaaaaaaaaaaaatctgtgctaCTTAAGTATATTACATGGTTTCTGTGAGActaagatgagataatatatgtaaagcctttgcaaattttaaagcattataaaaaatcaattattattaGTAAACTTTTCTTGCCATTCAGCTTTGCTTGGcttcttataagaaaaataaaagaatttaaagtttGAGTCATATGCAACATGTTCATCCATGTTTAAGTtcatactaaagaaaataaaaaggataaggTTTCACAAGCTATggcaaaataaataatgaaataaatttccattGACTATATATacgtgactttgggcaaataacttttatttttttcttggcttcatctataaaatgagggagatgaacttgatggcctctaaggttcttgccagttctagatttatgatcttaTGTACAAATCAAATACATAACAACCATagaaccatatatatatatatatatatatataatctttgcaaattaaaatatttatatagttaacaTTCTATTACCTGTTTTTCTTTATCACTGACCAGATCTCTTTATTAACAGCACAGATAGGGGAAAAGCATGATAGCTCAAACAGTCTCCCAAAGCAAGCACTggtgtcaaaagaaaaaatatacataattgtTTCCTTACAAACATTCAAAATAACTTCCTTTACTCTCCTGGGACTTTCCAGAGCCTCCTTGctttttctaaaggaaaagatATGAATTTAAGAAATCCCACCTATTTtggacttctttctttttccactttacataatagatttgtgtaagttttccctattttaaaaagtatattgaCAGCCTTTCTTCTTCTAATAGCCAAGGTCAATAagctttggttttattttactttgaataAAGTTCAGTGGATTAGGTACTTAAATCATTGAATTATCCAAGCTGAAGACTTTAGTGCATATAAAAGTCTTTCTAGAAGACTTGTTTATCTTCAGAGTAAGATTAAATTATCCTCAGCATTGTTttagtggtttttaaaaatacctcAAAGATCTTAATTTCCTGAGTTGATCCTGTTTGCCAACACCTTTATAACAAAGTAGATTGTCTGTGGCCATACTTGATGTTTTGGTATtaaattctttcccattttctacaTTATTAAAGAATTGgtagatatgtatataatacgtatgagatatacatatgtataaatacatgtgtgtatttaaatataatcaaTCTTTAAGAATTTATGTGGTAGTTCTCAGTTAATCATACTTTTTGATTAGTAAGTACAAGCCTTTCCCCAGTCATGCCAGATAAAGTTTACTGTATTTGTCTTTTGactgaaataattttagaaagggaTTCTACTACATACTGTTAATCCAAATAGGTAGAAAACCAGGGGTCCCTGTACTTATTAAATTGAATCACTTGACAGTAAAATTCAGTTAATGCCTTTGGCATTGGTGACACTTCTTCCCACTCGGATCTGTTGCTGTGGTAGACCTGCACTTCATCTGTAATTTCATCTGGAGCATAATCACCACCTAATATGTAAATTTTGTCTTCAATTCCCACTGCACCTGCATTAAATCCTGCACATTCAAAAGATCCTTCTCCCTTCCAAACACAAGTGTCTGGGCAAAAACTATAAACCTTATACGTAGAAAGGTCACATATGTACAATGTGGAATTTACTGGCACTGCTTTGATCAATGTTGCATGAAAAAACTGACCAAATTCTGCTACTAATTCAGACCACTGGTCAATTGTGgcattatatttaaaaaagcaaTCAAGAGATGGGTTAAAGGCATCAGTAATCTCTACTTCAGATCCAAGAACATAAATCACATTTTGGCATGCACTTGCTTCTGGATAGTATATGCCTCTGGGTAACTGGCTTACAGATAACCACTCTTCGGAAAGAGGATTATAAGAGTCTACATCCAACAAGCTTTTAATGTCCCGAGCTCCTCTAGTCTTACCACCTATTACAAACAATTTATTGAGAGCCACAACTGAAGTGTGCATGGTTCTTGGCTTTTTCATTGCTGATACTAAGAAGAAGTTATTCTTGACTGGACAGTAGCACCAAGTCTGATCAGTGGCATCATGATATGACTCAGCAATATGAAGTCGAACAGTTCTGCAACATTTCCCTTTGCAACCAcctgtcataaatattttttctccataACTAGATAGACTAGACCCTGGCAAGTCAATCATGTGAGTCTGCGGCAGCACTTTCCATTTATCTGTTTTGATATTATAGCAAAATGTGTGCTGATTTTCTCCTGTTTCTTCAGTTTTgtgaacaaatatatatttttcagttgtggATGGACGTGCATCTGGATAGAGTCCACTGGAATGTTGCACACATTTAATTGCATCTCTGATTATATCAAAGCACTTGGTGCTTTTGAGTAAATGATCTTCAGAAATCAGGCAGTCCTGAAGAGTCTCCTCAGACAACTGATATAAGCGTATCTTTTGCATCAAATGAGGCAGATGTTTTTGCCTTGATTCCAGGTTATGTTTGGTCCAGTTAAGAACTGCTTTCAACACAGATTCTTCTTCAGGAACATTTAATTCATCTGCTTCCAAACATTTTTGTAATACTCCAAAATTAATCTCTAAGAAGTCGGTGGATTTGAGTAACAGAGAAAAGTGATGCTGTACAAATTTGAGTGCATGGTCAAACAAATGGGAAGCACCATAGCTATCTGATATTGACAACAACTGTAAACAATTGACAAGATCaatactttttattaaaaaatcactGCAAGCTTTGGAAAGGAATGAAACTTGAAGAAATGATGACAACTGGAAGAACATTTCTACGTTGTCAtttgttatttctgtttttccagtATAGGCATAATCAAGAAAAGCTTTCACTGCTTTGGGGGACAAATTACTAATGGTAACACTCCCATCATctctttctttcatgtttacttcAAACATAGCCctgtaaaaacaaaagtaaataatatatgaatagtaaatattttcctttttgactttatattgatctaaaattaaaattttaaaatcataaggAGCATATTTTTAAACATACTGGCATATAATATGTCTTTAATACATATTTACTGTTTGATTAAATTATCCAATTATACATATAAGTAGATACATGTGTACATGTTTGCATGcatgtgggtgtgtgtatatggGTATGTGTAAGTATAAGTTGAATTTTTTCACTTCTGTAACTCAGGACCATTTAGTAGGATGCATGTTGAGAGGCATATAGTATAGGGGGTGGGAAATTACATTTTAGTTAGGAGATctgattttgactttttttgcTCTAATACTTATAAATCTCCTCAGGTTTTCTCTTCAATTTCCCCCCCCAgggaaaatgagttgaaaaatgGGAGTAGGATTTGTCCATATTAGTTGAATTCATGTCCTAATGGATTGATGGCATTTTAGATTTTAGACCACTGTGTACCCATACTAGATGTAAGTTTTTTTCATAAGGTATGTTCATGGAGAAGATAGTTTTCTTTAAGTACTATAAGGACAATAATGGGAAATAGGAATCAGATTTAAAATGGTTACATGGAATCATATATCTAGAGCAGAAGGCAACCATAgatatcatctaatccaactccctcatttaagaaatgaggaaattgagaccagaAAGATGAAGTAGTTTTCTTAGTGTCCCATAGTTTAAAAGATGatctaggatttgaattcagaatctcTGATTATAAAACCAGCACCCTTTCCACTATAACATCTTACATCCTTGAGGGTAATTACACCTTAGTATCTTGCTTCCATAATAAAATAAAGGTCATACAATGAGAGATTCCCCTAGGTTACCTGTTACATTACAGACCTAACTTTTTGGCCTTTTACAGTTAAAATCTTTGTACTTGGGCATAGGACATGGAAGAGTGTCTTTTTCTGGGGATGGAGGTAATCAAGGTATTCAATATATAAAGTGGCCAAACAGTATAAAGataaaatctttataaattaatgaaataCTAAGAAATTAGGTGTTTGTTTCAGTCTAATGTGGAAGAAGTTGtttgttctttgattttcttaaaaaaaaagttgtacatTATCTGAGAGaatgaaaaggcaaagagaatTTAATAAGTAGTAGATGtagcagaaaaaaaagagtatgtgAAAGATGTAAATTACTGTTTCAGGGAGAACATACATTAATAAATTGCTCTCACTACTGGTGGAAAAAAACAGAGGCTCTTCAAtgagtagaaaagaaaatgtatgtgtgtatgcaatGATTAAGGTAGCCTTTGAGAGGAAAGACGGATGAGAAGCTTTtagtttctcccctctcctttggAGTAGTGAGAGAGTAGTAGAACATCACAATGCAGATCACACAGAAGGAGGAGTCAAAAGTTGGATCTATTCAGTGGAAAGAGTTGTCTTGAGGGCATAAAAAGGGTATATTTGGGATGTATAGGTGTTTACTTTTTGACTAGAATGTAGAAAAGAAGGTAGGAATATTTAACAAAGCTGGAAAGGTAAAGACAAGATTATAGATGCCACATGTGATTGCTTAAACTTTATTCAGTAGGCAATAGAGAAGATCTTAAAAGAGGTTGAGCCCAGGAGTAACATGACAAAATCTTTGGAAAAGATAATTCTGGCTTTAGTATTAAAGATAGATTGAAgtagaaagaaattagaggtagGAAGTTTAGTGAAAAGAACTTTTTCAAGAAATCAGGTAGATAGTATTGGTATTAAAGGGCCTGTTTTCTGATGGTATAAGTGGGAAAAAGAACTGGGGAGATGTGCAGAAGTGGAAACAAAAGGTTTGAAAGCTGATTGGATGCAGCAGTTGAGAAAGAACATAGAGGTGTGAGTGAGAAAAAGGTTCTTGCAAGGATTTCTGCGGGGGTGGGTTTATGAAGGCAGAGTTTGCATGCTCAGGAAAATCAATTTCTACAAGGTGGAACAGAATTAGTTCTCTGGACTAAAATTATATGTCCCTGTCAAAATAGCATTccagagcagggcttcttaaactttttaaatttgcaaTCTCTTTtcaactgagaaatttttacatgactgtGAGTATATGAAATAGGCataaaaaccaaacatttatcgataataaatcataattgtaTCACCCCTATAATCAGTCATGAGACTCCACATGGAGTGATAAACCAAAGTTTAGAGAGCAGATTCTAAATCTATAAAGGGGTTAGGAGTAAGAAAAAAGGTAGAATTAAAACAACGCATTTTACAAATGGGTGTTACAAATAAATATCACTAAGAGAAAGATTTGGATGGGGGGGAGATGATTAGGCATCATACTCCCatataaactaggaaaacaaagtataaaacaagcaaaataaagaataaagtgcCTTTAGATTAGGAAGAATGTTTCAGGGAAATTAgatttacaattacaattacaaagGGAAACAGAGACCTATCACTGATCTgaaaggagatatatatataccttttcttatatgtatatgtacatatggatATGTAGTTGGTGAACAGGACTAGACTGGAACTGTTATTCAAATTCTCTAAGCCAGTGTGGGTTGGTACCTTTTCGTTAATTTATAGCCTTAGAGAGCTGCTTAGGACACgtacaggttaagtgactttcccagaatcacaaagccAGTAGATATCAAGCCAGGACTTAAACTTAAATCTTCTGGGCTAAACAGGCCAGCTCTTGATCTACTACTCCTCAAAGCTCTTTTATACATTTCTCTTGTATGTAGCTAATGAAAGAATTCTTGGAAATTTGAAGAGGTacagaaaaactagaaaattattataactgaaaaaaattcaaaaacttttttttttttggttgaggaaattgggattaagtgactagcccagagtcacacaactagaagagttaagtgtctgagaccagatttgaatttaggccctcttgacttcagggctggcgtcACTTAGCTATCCCaagagcttattttttttttaaagcttaacaaaatcaacaaattatTAACTAActtgaagattaaaaaagaaaagaaaatgaaattgccAAAATAAAGATATGAATTTTAATTCATAGCAGACGAAATAAATGAGAGCTCAAGGTTGCTTCCATATTCCGAGATATATAAATGATACACTATAATTTCAGTAAGATTTTATTTTGATGGAGAAGGGATAAAGTAGATTGTGTGTTTTCTTATTTTGCTCATTTATCAATGCCTAAGGAGAGCCTATTTGTTAGATTTACATATCCTCTAATAGTATCTCTTGGCAGCTGGCAGAATTTCACCTTTAGGAATTAAAAAGACATAATCACCTTTAATAAAGATAGTCCTGTACTTCTAATCTATTAAAGGTAGCTAAATGTTGAggcagttagttggtgcagtgaatagagcaccagccttaaagtcaggaggatccgagttcaaatctggtctcagacttcctgggtaagtcatttaactctaattgcctcggggtgggggtgggggaaagaaggcaAATGTCACAATGATTTTAtgtgaatgttttttttcccccaaggaacaaaaattatcaaggaatacATCACCTTAAGATGAATAGaggatatatttaaaacatttatgaaacactGACTTCCTAATACAAATTATCACATTAttcagaatttgaaattgaaCCACAAGAAAACTGTTTACCTGAAAAAGTCACTGCATGCTGCTAATACACAACGATGGCATGGgattatttcatcttttacaaTTATCTTAAAATCATAAAAGACATTCTTCTCTCTAAAATTCTGTAGTACATTTAAAATTTGTTGCCCATGTTCTTCAGCCACAAGACAGCTGCTTTTCTTATCAGGTGGAATTCCATTACACATGACCCATCTAAGGGAATTCTGTGAGAAGTCCATGGCTAATGTAAACTGTGcctagaactaaaaagaaaaaaaaaaaaaaaacctgattaaTTTTCATGAGAAAATACCGtaactttaaaagttatttatttttattgtatgaaAAGTGCTCCTTACTACAAATGAAAGCTGATGAGCATATTACTAGTTAAAATATTTACTAGTAAAACTttgtgatttttactttttttccctaaaatattaacatatcaataaaaatcaatgTTCATATCCAATGTCATGTCAAAGGAATAGCATGCACATATATACCATTTTAGCATTACTTTAGTAATGAAAATTGAATATACAGATTACAGAGCTTCTTTTAAAAGgttagggatatatatatatatatatatatatatatatatatacacatacacacacatttttcttgAAGAAGTAGTTTCAAAATGTATAGAATACACATAGGAAACAAGGTGACACAGTGTATGGAGTgctgtgcctggagtcaggaagattatcTGAATTCAAACACAGTCTgtgatacttgctagctgtataaTTAAAAAGGTTAAATCACCTAATCTTCCACGTCagttttcctcctctgcaaattgggaaaaataacagGACCCACcttccaggattattgtaaagGTAAAATGAGCTGTTTGAAAATCACTTTAAATGTGATAactattatttactatttattctatcttcctttttctctcttaaaatatTCCTTGATATCATCCTCCATTCACTGGTCTCCATTAGGCATAGCAAAAGAGGAGCTGGGACATATTCTGGAGGACTGTGTTAATGGTGAGTGGATCTGGACCAATGAAGGACCTGCAGCAATGTGGTGAAGACAAGATCATATAAAGAATGTGTGAGAATGATTGAGGCAGATTAATCATCTCAATTGGGGGAGACCAATGGGTTCTGAATCCCagggttttcttctctttcctctgagTGATTACTAAGACAATCTTGGTGAGTTCtgaatccaatattctttcctttcccttctttctccatacCTACAATCATTGAGATAGTATTGGGGAAGGGAAATAATGAGATGAAGTaggcttttattttcttccaattttgttattaaatgcttttcttatgCTTCTTGCTATTATTCCTGCTATGAACTGTTATCTTATTGCACAGCTATAACATATGTGAACACAAAAAAGACAATTATCCAACTCTTATGAGATGCATACAGGTCATGCAGATATAGGAAATTTCCCAAATATAGGTggaaactcaaagaagaaatgagaaatctTCCTTTTACTAATTCTATAATATAATCCAGGTCAAATCTAGGTAGATTTATATGATTAGAGGATCACTAATACTGACTGGGCTAGAAACTGATAAGCACCTAAGCCTGGGAACCTTGGCTCCTGAAGCCCCAAGACTCCTTAAAAAGGGAAGTATCTGGATTCATTCTTTGCAGAAGGCCTAAAGTAGGTTGCTCAGCTGTTAGGACTTTCTGCACGCTGAGAAGGCATTCCCTCAGCATGAAATTCCATTTCCCTAAAAGGACTCTGGCGCTATACAAGTCAGTCTCTTGGCAAACTGGTTTCTAGCCAACATTTTGCAATTGATAATTCtggataagtgaattctttcagtttaAACCTGCTGCCAACCAAAAATGGGGATTTTTAACAGCTgccttattgccactaaccttatcaaattaatagaaaatgaagtgagcagaatcaggaaaacatcatAGTGATTATCAGCAATACTGTAACAATGACtgactgtgaaagacttagtttcTCTGATCATTATCtaagacaattcttttttttttttctttctctgaagcaattggggataagtgacttgctcaagatcatacagctaggaagtgttaagtgtctgaaaacagatttgaactcaagatcttctgatttcagggctggtgttctatccatagGGGCACCTCGCTGCCCTTAAGACAATTCGAAAGGACTCATGATGCTATCCACTTCCACAGAAAGAAATGTGAATTCTGAaggcagattgaaacatacttttttcactttattttccttgtttttgtttttttcttttctttgtttttttttttttttttggaatgtggCTAGTGTGGGgctatgttttgcatgactagtTAGGGTGATAGGGCTGTACATTGATGGTGATAAGGAAGAAGTCTGATTTTTGGGTGATACTTTTGTGATAATCAATATAGGCTAGGTAACAATTAAGAATAcaatatgctttatatatattatctgatttgGTCTTCATCACTATATCGTGTGGTGAATTCTGCTGTTCTTACCCAATTgcccagttcttagcacagtgtctggcacataataggtgttcaATAAAAATCTACTGCATTGAATCTATTGAATTAACAAAAGAtgctgaaaagttaagtgacaagGCCATGATctcacagctggtaaatgtcagaagcaggatctgaacccaagtcTCCAACTTCATATAGCATTATTCACAATAATCATACTGCTCTTTTCCTCTAAAACTTAAATCATGAACATGGCCAATCAACCAATCAAGAATTCACAGAAATTGCTGGAATGAAAAGGACTATAGAGTCCAATATTCTTATTCTGAGGATACTATATTCAGAGTGGCTATGTCATGTTAGGAGACACAGAGATAAGAAGAGCAAAGTACGAAGTGAGAACACATAGGCTGTGTCCAGCCAACAATGTGGTTCTGTTTGACAAGAGTGCAGAGCTGAAGTCTTTAAGGTTTTTTGGATCAGATAGCCCATTAACAGCCTGGTGAAGCCTttagaccccttctcagaatgttttaaatgcatataatacaaaagtttaaaaagtacaCTATATTGAAATATGCATATTAAATGCAAAAGAAGTTtatggatcccaggttaagaattcatAGTACAAAACATATTTGGACTCATACATAAATTTACTAGGCATGTGTTCTTTAGCCAATAGCTAAATTCTGAGCTAGAGCATCTTCATCTGTAAGAAGGGATGCAACTGTTTGTACCAGATacctcacaagattattgtgatgatcaaatgagaaatgtATAGGATTATGGAACAAGAtcaagtacttttaaaaaaagatacttttgCTTTTGAGTCTCTTCTATTCCCTATTTTATCTCTATtccattttctcactttctccttaCCCTTCTatactcttatttctcttccttctacctCAATTAACTATAACATATAACTAATATTTAATGTTCTGTTTTTGCTGAGTAAAGTGATGAAATGAATTGTATCTTCAATAAACCAAAttgaatagctttttatatactgataatttttgttcttcctttagCCTTTGATAGATACATGGTTCCTGATCGCTTGATCTAAGCAGTAACTTCTCAACAGGTTTAGTCTAAAAAGTATGCCTGCTGTGTTTAAAGCATGAAAGGAAccagaaaaaaagtataagattCAATCCTTGACCTCATGGAGCTTATAAGCATTATATTGCTCAAAGTCCATATACCCACAGTAAATTTAAAACTGAACTATTGTTGCCCAGACAGAGCTGGTAGGCCTTTTTTTCTACATCATTCCCTCTATCCATTTGGGGATATTTCAAGGACATCTCTAACAGAAAGAAGTGCAATCTTAAGGACAACAACATGGGAATATAAGGCAAATTATATCCTTATTAATGTCtacttttataaatgttaaaatattttaattatgccATGTGATTATTTTGGTTGTTAGAGAATTCTAACTTCTGAGTCACAGTAATTAAAGACAAACTTATTTTCTCCAAGTCTGTGAGTAGTATAAGACAAGGGCATTTACTATGTCATACAATGGGTATATATAAGTAACTTTcaacaaaatacagaaaaaaaaatcattaatgataaaaaaaaatatagaaaacatattACTAGAGATccatattttttccccctaaaaaaatcaactctttttaggaaaataattcagTACACTAATAATTAGTGATTTTATCTGTATGGGCTCTCCCCACTCTGACACCCACCTCAAACTCTCTGCACCTTAGTAGGTGGCTTCATTAGTTGCAAAGGCTGTTCTCTCTTAGACTTCATTAGATTTGTCCT
Encoded here:
- the KBTBD3 gene encoding kelch repeat and BTB domain-containing protein 3, which produces MDFSQNSLRWVMCNGIPPDKKSSCLVAEEHGQQILNVLQNFREKNVFYDFKIIVKDEIIPCHRCVLAACSDFFRAMFEVNMKERDDGSVTISNLSPKAVKAFLDYAYTGKTEITNDNVEMFFQLSSFLQVSFLSKACSDFLIKSIDLVNCLQLLSISDSYGASHLFDHALKFVQHHFSLLLKSTDFLEINFGVLQKCLEADELNVPEEESVLKAVLNWTKHNLESRQKHLPHLMQKIRLYQLSEETLQDCLISEDHLLKSTKCFDIIRDAIKCVQHSSGLYPDARPSTTEKYIFVHKTEETGENQHTFCYNIKTDKWKVLPQTHMIDLPGSSLSSYGEKIFMTGGCKGKCCRTVRLHIAESYHDATDQTWCYCPVKNNFFLVSAMKKPRTMHTSVVALNKLFVIGGKTRGARDIKSLLDVDSYNPLSEEWLSVSQLPRGIYYPEASACQNVIYVLGSEVEITDAFNPSLDCFFKYNATIDQWSELVAEFGQFFHATLIKAVPVNSTLYICDLSTYKVYSFCPDTCVWKGEGSFECAGFNAGAVGIEDKIYILGGDYAPDEITDEVQVYHSNRSEWEEVSPMPKALTEFYCQVIQFNKYRDPWFSTYLD